Proteins found in one Candidatus Cetobacterium colombiensis genomic segment:
- the gmhB gene encoding D-glycero-beta-D-manno-heptose 1,7-bisphosphate 7-phosphatase, which yields MKKVVFLDRDGTINIEKSYLHKWEDFEFEKNAIEGLKELKDLGYEFIVVTNQSGIGRGYYTEEDLETLNDRMVTELKKFGIEILECFYCPHHPEKGEGKYKIECDCRKPNPGMLLEGIKKYNVDVNNSFMIGDKKGDLKAGEKASLKSILVLTGYGEKTAANLKEEYPIAKDLLEVAEIIKQIKKTGC from the coding sequence ATGAAAAAAGTTGTTTTTTTAGATAGAGATGGAACAATAAACATTGAAAAATCTTATCTACATAAATGGGAAGATTTTGAATTTGAAAAAAATGCTATTGAGGGATTAAAAGAATTAAAAGACTTAGGATATGAATTCATAGTGGTTACAAACCAATCTGGAATAGGCAGAGGTTATTATACTGAAGAAGATTTAGAAACTTTAAATGATAGAATGGTAACTGAATTAAAAAAATTTGGAATAGAAATTTTAGAGTGTTTCTATTGTCCACATCATCCGGAAAAAGGAGAAGGAAAATATAAGATTGAGTGTGATTGTAGAAAGCCTAACCCAGGGATGTTATTAGAAGGAATAAAAAAATATAATGTAGATGTAAATAATTCCTTTATGATTGGAGATAAAAAGGGAGATTTAAAGGCAGGAGAAAAAGCTAGTTTAAAATCTATACTGGTTTTAACTGGTTATGGAGAGAAAACAGCAGCTAATTTGAAAGAAGAATATCCAATAGCTAAAGATTTATTAGAGGTTGCTGAAATTATAAAACAAATAAAAAAAACTGGATGTTAG
- a CDS encoding sulfite exporter TauE/SafE family protein: MDIWEILFMLIVGIGMGFSLMGMSTAILFSPIIVSIYGSKLGNGIMFVPFLVADLYVSYLYRKSYDKKIVLKLIPFSVLGMIIASIFANSISEDIFRKIIATIIIFASIIFFLKKYENKLTKLSWIFGIFGGASSYLANVSGPIFNIYLLSYKQDKDNFIGTRAIFFTAINIIKLFMYIFIFKNINTFTISRGAIAIPTIFLGVFLAKKLLKIMSQQKFNTTIILLGLIVALKMLL; this comes from the coding sequence ATGGATATTTGGGAAATTTTATTTATGTTAATAGTTGGAATTGGAATGGGATTTAGTTTAATGGGAATGTCCACTGCTATTCTTTTCTCTCCGATAATAGTTTCAATTTATGGATCAAAATTAGGTAATGGAATTATGTTTGTTCCTTTTTTAGTGGCAGATTTATATGTTTCGTATTTATACCGAAAAAGTTATGATAAAAAAATTGTTTTGAAACTTATTCCATTTTCAGTGCTTGGTATGATTATTGCCTCTATATTTGCTAACTCTATATCTGAAGATATTTTTAGAAAAATTATTGCAACTATTATTATATTTGCAAGTATTATCTTTTTTCTGAAAAAATATGAAAACAAATTAACAAAGCTTTCGTGGATTTTTGGAATTTTTGGTGGTGCCTCATCATATTTAGCCAATGTTTCAGGTCCTATATTTAACATATATTTGCTTAGTTACAAACAAGATAAAGATAATTTTATAGGAACTAGAGCCATATTCTTTACCGCTATTAATATAATTAAATTATTTATGTATATATTTATTTTTAAAAATATTAATACATTTACTATTTCTAGAGGAGCTATTGCTATTCCTACTATATTTCTAGGTGTTTTTCTAGCTAAAAAGTTATTAAAGATAATGAGTCAACAAAAATTTAATACAACTATAATTTTATTGGGGCTTATAGTAGCATTAAAAATGCTATTATAA
- a CDS encoding YeiH family protein codes for MNLFSYIKKIIPGLFLCILLAQLGVFLGKFVPSIGGAPLAIFLGLLSGNTFAKSKIFASGSKFSESDLLSYSIVLLGGTLSINTILQLGFSGIIFIVLQMALTIGITMFIGKKLGFSKHFRALMASGNAVCGSSAIGASSPVINAEENDKGISITIVNLTGTLLMFALVPIAGFLYNFETLQTSALLGGILQSVGQVIAAGSMVNHNVLEMSTIFKIVRIVFLVVIVIWLSKEFHNKELEVDTEFALEEEAYAKKKTKISIPWYITGFFILCTLFTFGLIPPQVSKVFKMISSQFEIIALAGIGMRVNIGELIKQGPKASLYGLLVGLSQIVIAIVLIKIFL; via the coding sequence TTGAACTTATTTAGTTACATTAAAAAGATAATTCCTGGTTTGTTTCTTTGTATTTTACTAGCGCAACTTGGAGTTTTCCTTGGGAAATTTGTCCCAAGCATTGGTGGTGCGCCACTTGCTATTTTTCTAGGACTTCTGTCGGGAAATACTTTTGCAAAGTCAAAAATTTTCGCTTCTGGATCTAAATTTTCAGAAAGTGATTTACTATCATATTCAATTGTTTTACTTGGTGGAACATTAAGCATAAATACTATTTTACAATTAGGTTTCTCTGGAATTATTTTTATAGTTCTTCAAATGGCCTTAACTATTGGAATAACAATGTTTATTGGTAAAAAACTTGGATTTTCAAAGCATTTTAGAGCACTAATGGCCAGTGGTAACGCAGTTTGTGGATCGTCTGCTATCGGAGCAAGTTCTCCTGTTATAAATGCAGAAGAAAATGATAAAGGTATCTCTATCACTATTGTAAATCTTACAGGTACTCTTTTAATGTTTGCTTTAGTTCCAATTGCAGGTTTCTTATATAATTTTGAAACTCTTCAAACTTCTGCCCTTTTAGGTGGAATTTTACAATCAGTTGGACAAGTTATCGCTGCTGGAAGTATGGTTAATCATAACGTTCTTGAAATGTCTACAATTTTTAAAATTGTTAGGATTGTTTTTCTTGTTGTTATTGTTATCTGGCTTTCTAAAGAATTTCACAATAAAGAATTAGAAGTAGATACTGAATTTGCTTTAGAAGAAGAAGCTTACGCTAAAAAGAAAACTAAAATTTCTATACCTTGGTATATAACAGGTTTTTTTATTTTATGCACTCTTTTTACTTTTGGATTAATACCTCCTCAGGTATCAAAAGTATTTAAAATGATTTCATCTCAATTTGAGATTATAGCTTTAGCTGGAATCGGTATGAGAGTTAATATAGGAGAGCTTATTAAACAAGGACCTAAAGCTTCTTTATACGGTTTATTAGTTGGTTTAAGTCAAATTGTTATTGCTATTGTTTTAATAAAAATTTTCTTATAA